Proteins encoded within one genomic window of Longimicrobiaceae bacterium:
- the sugE gene encoding quaternary ammonium compound efflux SMR transporter SugE — translation MAWVVLFVAGLFEVGWAVGLKYTAGFTKLLPTVASAVSMLLSLGLLGLALRTLPLGTAYAVWTGVGTIGTVVLGIVLFGEQATPARMLCIGLIVAGILGLKLVSPP, via the coding sequence ATGGCGTGGGTCGTCCTTTTCGTCGCGGGCCTCTTCGAGGTCGGCTGGGCCGTCGGGCTCAAGTACACGGCCGGGTTCACGAAGCTGCTCCCCACCGTGGCGTCGGCCGTGTCGATGCTGCTCAGCCTGGGGCTGCTGGGGCTGGCGCTCCGCACCCTCCCGCTCGGCACCGCCTACGCGGTGTGGACCGGGGTGGGAACCATCGGGACCGTCGTGCTCGGCATCGTCCTGTTCGGCGAGCAGGCCACCCCCGCCCGGATGCTCTGCATCGGCCTGATCGTGGCCGGGATCCTGGGACTCAAGCTGGTGTCCCCGCCCTGA